In Mycobacterium sp. Aquia_216, a genomic segment contains:
- a CDS encoding DUF2867 domain-containing protein produces the protein MERLPYIDEHAITVDANRVDTWSALLRVMCHDPHDPTGVPIGFVLDDAQEPERLALKGRHAFAVYRWVFELDPLNGIAPSGRTRVRATTWADFPGLHGKIYRALVIGSGAHRVVTRWTLKRVAAAVFAEGTLTGETAADYTDVFEVPLLNGDARGAEQMFRDALGSAAGAGGGLVLWIHRHVLRFRLGPYSSPDHVIGWPIVHSDHDEIVLTTSGPLMRGELTLRRQDGRRATLTTRVHYGRKIAARMVWTVVGPLHRVVAPRLVQRAARPGPQRVPVS, from the coding sequence ATGGAACGATTACCCTATATCGATGAGCATGCCATAACTGTCGACGCGAATCGCGTAGACACGTGGTCGGCGCTGCTTCGCGTGATGTGTCACGACCCGCACGACCCGACAGGAGTGCCAATCGGTTTCGTGCTCGACGACGCACAGGAGCCGGAACGGTTGGCGCTGAAGGGCCGCCACGCGTTCGCGGTCTACCGGTGGGTGTTCGAGTTGGACCCGCTGAACGGCATAGCGCCGTCGGGCCGCACCCGAGTGCGCGCCACGACCTGGGCGGACTTCCCGGGACTGCACGGAAAGATTTATCGCGCCCTGGTCATCGGCAGCGGCGCACATCGCGTTGTGACCCGATGGACGCTGAAACGTGTTGCGGCGGCGGTGTTCGCCGAGGGCACCCTGACCGGCGAGACCGCGGCCGATTACACGGACGTCTTCGAAGTCCCCCTCCTCAACGGCGACGCGCGCGGCGCCGAACAGATGTTCCGCGACGCGCTGGGCAGCGCTGCGGGCGCGGGCGGCGGCCTGGTGTTGTGGATCCACCGACACGTGTTGAGATTTCGCCTGGGTCCGTATTCCTCGCCCGATCACGTAATCGGTTGGCCGATCGTGCATTCGGATCACGACGAGATCGTGCTGACGACCAGTGGACCCCTGATGCGCGGCGAGCTGACGCTGCGGCGCCAAGACGGCCGGCGTGCCACCCTCACCACCCGCGTGCACTATGGCCGCAAAATCGCCGCCCGCATGGTGTGGACCGTGGTCGGCCCGCTGCACCGAGTCGTGGCACCGCGGCTGGTGCAGCGCGCGGCCCGCCCCGGCCCACAACGAGTCCCTGTCTCGTAA
- a CDS encoding MFS transporter — translation MRLRRAKISVTVIFVAHGVMAASWVAHIPHVKAQLDLSNAALGTALFGMPLGSVLAMVFCHWSLPRWGSQRVVPLTLVGYAAAGPGIGLASSHLSLFAALAVWGFFQGGMDVAMNTAAGTVERLSKAPIMARFHGMWSLGGLLGASTGAASVGAGVGLTPLLVVMGAIALVGVAPFIRYLIPDQATALVSQEGPAKRATLTTTVGILAAVSFASFLSEGAAADWSANYAHNVLGASPGLAALSYAAYTLTMVVTRLWGTHLQARLRARVLLPALALFAAIAMGVTLAIGNPVASVIGFACLGTGVALLVPTAFSAAYSAGNAGSSIAVVAASGWLGYLLGPPLIGHLADWIGLTEALVTIPVMVFVAAIAVRCTRAFDAADDFHEDAAAA, via the coding sequence ATGCGGCTGCGCCGCGCGAAAATCAGCGTCACCGTCATCTTCGTCGCGCACGGGGTGATGGCGGCGTCCTGGGTTGCCCACATTCCCCACGTCAAAGCTCAGCTTGACCTGTCCAACGCGGCGCTCGGCACCGCACTGTTCGGCATGCCGCTGGGCTCGGTCCTGGCCATGGTCTTCTGCCATTGGTCGCTACCCCGGTGGGGCAGCCAGCGGGTGGTTCCCCTCACCCTCGTCGGCTATGCGGCCGCCGGGCCTGGGATCGGCCTGGCCTCCTCCCATTTGTCGCTGTTTGCGGCGCTGGCGGTATGGGGTTTCTTTCAGGGCGGCATGGACGTCGCGATGAACACTGCGGCCGGCACCGTCGAGCGGCTCAGCAAGGCTCCGATCATGGCGCGCTTTCACGGCATGTGGAGCCTCGGGGGCCTGCTGGGAGCGAGTACCGGGGCGGCCTCTGTCGGCGCCGGCGTCGGGCTCACCCCGCTGTTGGTGGTGATGGGGGCCATCGCCCTCGTTGGCGTGGCACCGTTCATCCGCTACCTGATACCCGATCAAGCGACGGCACTCGTTTCGCAGGAGGGGCCGGCGAAGCGCGCCACGTTGACGACGACCGTGGGAATCCTTGCCGCGGTGTCGTTTGCGTCTTTCCTGTCTGAGGGCGCGGCGGCCGACTGGTCGGCCAACTACGCACACAACGTGCTCGGCGCCAGTCCGGGCCTGGCCGCGCTGAGCTATGCCGCGTACACCCTGACGATGGTTGTCACGCGATTGTGGGGCACTCACCTCCAGGCGCGCCTCCGGGCCCGCGTGCTGCTGCCGGCGCTGGCGCTGTTCGCGGCGATCGCGATGGGCGTCACGCTGGCGATCGGCAACCCCGTTGCCAGCGTGATCGGATTCGCCTGCCTGGGAACCGGCGTCGCGTTATTGGTGCCCACCGCGTTCAGCGCCGCCTACTCGGCGGGCAACGCGGGGTCGTCCATTGCCGTCGTTGCCGCCAGCGGCTGGCTGGGCTATCTGCTCGGGCCGCCGCTGATCGGCCACCTTGCCGACTGGATCGGGCTGACGGAGGCGTTGGTGACCATTCCGGTGATGGTCTTCGTCGCGGCGATCGCCGTTCGCTGCACCAGGGCCTTCGACGCCGCCGACGACTTTCACGAAGACGCGGCCGCGGCTTAG
- a CDS encoding phosphatidylserine decarboxylase: MARRPRPSTEEGPSYQGPTISPRHMLELVRATVPPVHPAGLPFISASLAVALVGRNRRWPRRAGLLAAGACAAFFRHPPRVPPTRSGAVVAPADGVICLVDTAAPPAELSMGDAPLPRVSIFLSILDAHVQRAPVGGEVIAVQHRPGRFGSADLPSASAENERTSVRIRTDSGAEVVAVQIAGLVARRIVCNAHVGDKLSIGDTYGLIRFGSRLDTYLPPGTGPIVAVGQRAVAGETVLADLR; encoded by the coding sequence GTGGCACGACGCCCCCGCCCTTCCACTGAGGAAGGCCCGTCCTACCAGGGACCGACCATCAGCCCACGGCACATGCTCGAGTTGGTGCGCGCGACGGTGCCGCCGGTGCATCCCGCGGGACTGCCATTCATCTCGGCCAGCTTGGCGGTCGCCTTGGTCGGACGCAACCGGAGATGGCCGCGTCGGGCCGGCCTGTTGGCCGCCGGTGCCTGCGCGGCGTTCTTCCGGCACCCGCCGCGGGTGCCGCCCACCCGGTCCGGTGCCGTCGTCGCCCCCGCCGACGGCGTGATCTGCCTGGTCGACACCGCGGCGCCGCCCGCGGAACTCAGCATGGGCGACGCGCCGCTGCCGCGGGTCAGTATCTTCCTGTCGATCTTGGACGCCCATGTGCAGCGCGCCCCGGTCGGCGGCGAAGTGATCGCGGTGCAGCACCGGCCGGGCCGCTTCGGCTCGGCCGACCTGCCCTCGGCGAGCGCCGAGAACGAACGCACCAGCGTGCGGATCAGAACCGACAGCGGCGCCGAGGTGGTCGCCGTGCAGATCGCCGGGCTGGTCGCGCGCCGGATCGTGTGCAACGCGCATGTCGGGGACAAACTGTCGATCGGGGACACCTACGGCCTGATCCGGTTCGGTTCACGGCTGGACACCTACCTGCCCCCGGGCACCGGGCCCATCGTCGCTGTCGGACAGCGCGCGGTGGCCGGCGAGACAGTATTGGCCGACCTGCGATGA
- a CDS encoding MFS transporter has protein sequence MIALEPAPALVRLGSARRVGSLRNWPAAAPTSRVMVVATMVSMVAFFDVTVVNLALPATERDLGGGLCLQQWVVDGYLLAQAAMILPGGSISDLLGRVPVIRFGLVAFGAGSVLAATAPSPVMLITGRVVQGLGAAFLVPGSLALINSTFDRADRPAAIGSWTAWTGTAFALGPLLGGMAVDLLSWRWIYALSAVPMVIGFALTFWLCPVPRPAQRAPLDVAGAALSAAGLTGTVYALIESRDHGWADARVATSLITGIAALLAFVAWQRRATHPLVPLSLFAIRNFAAANVTSAFVYGAISMGALAISLYTQEVAGYCATVAGLATLPTPVVSFLFAKRVGKLAARFGPRVFLTVGPTLAGFGLLLIRPGHGFDIVTHLLPGTIVVAIGSVLTLTPLAAASLGSVDPARSGVAAALQNAVGRTSALSSVACVGLITAGTLTDSSFARLLQVAAGLYFIGALVGARFVTKPMGHAETPCGNETSAIGDRPMTLVEARSAAA, from the coding sequence ATGATCGCGCTGGAGCCCGCTCCCGCGCTCGTTCGCCTCGGTTCCGCACGCCGGGTCGGATCACTGCGGAATTGGCCTGCTGCCGCGCCGACGAGTCGGGTCATGGTGGTGGCCACCATGGTGTCGATGGTCGCCTTCTTCGACGTCACCGTCGTGAACCTGGCACTCCCGGCCACGGAGCGTGACCTCGGCGGAGGCCTGTGCTTGCAGCAATGGGTGGTCGACGGCTATCTGCTGGCGCAGGCGGCGATGATTCTGCCGGGCGGTTCCATTTCCGATCTGTTGGGGCGAGTGCCGGTCATCCGTTTCGGGCTGGTGGCATTCGGGGCGGGTTCGGTGCTGGCTGCCACCGCGCCCTCGCCGGTCATGCTGATCACCGGGCGGGTCGTCCAAGGCCTTGGTGCGGCTTTTTTGGTGCCAGGATCCCTCGCGCTGATCAATTCCACGTTCGATCGCGCGGATCGTCCCGCGGCCATTGGGTCCTGGACCGCCTGGACCGGTACCGCATTCGCACTCGGTCCACTGCTCGGCGGCATGGCGGTGGACCTGCTGAGCTGGCGATGGATCTATGCCTTGTCGGCGGTCCCGATGGTGATCGGTTTCGCCTTGACCTTTTGGCTGTGCCCGGTACCCCGGCCCGCGCAGCGCGCCCCACTCGATGTCGCCGGGGCCGCCTTGTCGGCCGCCGGGCTGACCGGCACCGTGTATGCCCTGATCGAATCGAGGGACCATGGCTGGGCCGACGCCCGGGTCGCCACGTCGTTGATCACCGGCATCGCCGCACTACTGGCGTTCGTGGCATGGCAGCGGCGGGCCACGCACCCCTTGGTGCCGCTCAGTCTGTTCGCGATCCGTAACTTCGCGGCCGCCAATGTCACCTCCGCATTCGTCTACGGCGCCATTTCCATGGGAGCCCTTGCCATCTCGCTCTACACCCAAGAGGTCGCCGGATATTGCGCGACCGTCGCGGGTTTGGCCACCCTGCCCACCCCCGTGGTGTCGTTTCTTTTCGCCAAGCGCGTCGGCAAGCTGGCCGCACGCTTCGGACCGCGGGTCTTCCTGACCGTGGGACCAACGCTGGCCGGGTTCGGGTTACTGCTCATCCGTCCCGGTCACGGATTCGACATCGTCACCCATCTGCTGCCCGGAACGATCGTGGTTGCCATCGGTTCCGTACTCACGCTGACGCCGCTGGCCGCGGCAAGTCTGGGTTCGGTCGACCCGGCCCGCAGCGGTGTCGCCGCCGCTCTACAAAACGCGGTGGGCAGGACCTCGGCGCTGAGCTCCGTGGCCTGCGTGGGGCTGATCACTGCCGGCACGCTGACCGATTCGAGTTTCGCCAGGCTGCTACAGGTCGCCGCGGGGCTGTATTTTATCGGCGCGCTGGTCGGCGCCCGCTTTGTCACCAAGCCGATGGGCCATGCCGAAACGCCATGCGGCAACGAGACATCCGCGATCGGCGACCGCCCAATGACGCTGGTCGAGGCGCGCTCCGCGGCCGCCTAA
- a CDS encoding acyl-CoA reductase, whose product MIAYTVPLFLRGQVITDDLVGFDTRIGAARFQAPDMGKYVEQLPLKNPGQMSDLYDLSFDEILDVLAALGDALDFETNTHLQEAYEASLVANVLPAEMMKNSYLVLRPLFSRDNVTEIADSQVGLDYLNGWVPHTLRDGRELRVRAFGSRVLHIPAGNGGLVSAVTILRSVITRSDAIIKAPSNDPLTAIAIARTLADVAPDHPITRHLAVGYWKGGDLAVEEALYQPQHIEKIVAWGGMTSVKHVTRYIQPGLELIALDPKRSATIIGAEAFADEDTLREVARRAATDIGVANQEGCANARVIYVLSGTDAGGLANANRLGELIYRELVSLPDVVSTPPRYPNRELLDHLEASRMTDDFYRVIGGERREGAIVVSQFDEPVDYSPMLSGRVANIVPVDSIERVTAAVNAYTQTIGIYPESLKRQLRNTLPLFGAQRLTSLGYACSVAIAMPQDAIEPIRRMCKWIVDEECDPAAVVPLWQLARQ is encoded by the coding sequence GTGATCGCCTACACCGTCCCGCTGTTCTTGCGGGGACAGGTCATTACCGACGATCTCGTCGGATTCGACACTCGCATCGGCGCCGCCCGATTCCAGGCCCCGGACATGGGCAAGTACGTCGAGCAGCTGCCGCTCAAAAACCCCGGGCAGATGAGCGACCTCTACGACCTGAGCTTCGACGAGATCCTCGACGTGCTGGCCGCCCTGGGCGACGCGCTGGACTTCGAGACGAACACGCATCTACAGGAGGCCTACGAGGCCTCCCTGGTGGCCAACGTGCTGCCGGCGGAGATGATGAAGAACAGCTATCTCGTGCTGCGGCCCTTGTTTTCCCGGGACAACGTCACCGAAATCGCGGACAGCCAGGTCGGGCTGGACTACCTCAACGGCTGGGTCCCGCACACATTGCGCGACGGACGCGAACTGCGCGTGCGCGCCTTCGGATCCCGAGTGCTGCATATCCCGGCGGGCAACGGCGGATTGGTCTCGGCCGTGACGATCCTGCGGTCGGTGATCACCCGATCCGACGCCATCATCAAGGCCCCGTCCAACGATCCGCTCACCGCGATCGCCATTGCCCGCACACTTGCCGATGTCGCGCCCGACCACCCGATCACCAGACACCTGGCGGTCGGATATTGGAAGGGTGGCGATCTGGCCGTCGAAGAGGCGCTCTACCAACCCCAGCACATCGAAAAGATCGTAGCGTGGGGTGGCATGACCTCGGTCAAACACGTAACCCGGTACATCCAACCGGGTTTGGAGCTGATCGCGCTGGACCCAAAGCGCAGCGCGACCATCATCGGCGCCGAAGCGTTCGCCGACGAAGACACTTTGCGAGAGGTGGCACGGCGCGCCGCGACGGACATTGGCGTGGCCAACCAGGAAGGGTGTGCCAACGCGCGGGTCATCTACGTGCTCAGCGGAACCGACGCCGGCGGTCTGGCCAACGCGAATCGGCTCGGCGAATTGATCTACCGAGAACTGGTCTCGCTGCCCGACGTCGTGAGCACCCCGCCGCGCTACCCCAACCGCGAGCTGCTCGATCATCTCGAGGCATCCCGCATGACCGACGACTTCTACCGCGTCATCGGTGGCGAGCGGCGCGAGGGCGCCATCGTCGTCTCCCAATTCGACGAGCCGGTCGACTATTCGCCGATGCTGTCCGGGCGGGTCGCCAACATCGTGCCGGTCGATAGCATCGAGCGGGTGACCGCGGCAGTCAACGCCTACACTCAGACCATCGGCATCTATCCTGAGTCGCTCAAACGACAGTTACGAAACACGCTGCCGCTGTTCGGCGCCCAACGCCTGACCAGCCTGGGCTACGCGTGCAGTGTCGCGATCGCGATGCCTCAGGACGCCATCGAGCCGATCCGGCGGATGTGCAAGTGGATCGTCGACGAAGAATGCGACCCCGCCGCGGTCGTTCCGCTCTGGCAGCTGGCCCGCCAATGA
- a CDS encoding AAA family ATPase, translating into MTGPGAASGQLTLTARLNTSAVDSRRGVIRLHPNAIAALGIREWDAVSLTGSRTTAAVAGLADRAIPVSTVLLDDVTLSNAGLREGTAVIVSGVTVYGARSVTLNGSSLATQSITSAHLRQALLGKVMTVGDAVSLLPRDLGPGASAPPGSRAAATALAAAVGISWTSELLTVTGVDPDGPVSVQPNSSVTWGDGVGIGAAAPRPGRVSVADPAIHVEDLKGSQAQARKLSEWLKLALDEPHLLKTLGATTNLGVLVSGPAGVGKATLVRAVCAGRRLVELDGPEVGALAAEDRLKAVAAAATAVRDGGGVLLITDADALLPATAEPVAALILAELRSAVASDGVALITTSARPDQLDPRLRSPELCDRELGLPLPDGATRKSLLETLLKSVPTGDLDLDEIAGRTPGFVAADLAALVREAALRAASRASADGQPPRLNQDDLVGALSVIRPLSRSASEELTVGNLTLDDVGDMTEAKQALTEAVLWPLQHPDTFARLGVDPPRGVLLYGPPGCGKTFVVRALASTGQLSVHAVKGSELMDKWVGSSEKSVRELFRRARDSAPSLVFLDEVDALAPRRGQSFDSGVTDRVVAALLTELDGIDPLRDVVVLGATNRPDLIDPALLRPGRLERRVFVEPPDAAARREILRTAAKSIPLSADADLDAIAAELDGYSAADCVALLREAALTAMRRSIDAAEVTAADLETARENVRPSLDPVQVESLRSFAKAL; encoded by the coding sequence ATGACAGGGCCTGGCGCGGCGTCCGGACAGCTGACGTTGACCGCCCGGCTGAACACGTCAGCAGTCGACTCGCGCCGCGGCGTCATTAGGCTGCACCCCAATGCCATTGCCGCCCTTGGCATCCGGGAATGGGATGCGGTGTCGCTGACGGGATCGAGAACCACAGCGGCGGTGGCGGGGCTCGCCGACCGGGCGATTCCGGTCAGCACGGTGCTACTCGACGACGTGACGCTGTCCAACGCCGGGCTGCGCGAGGGCACCGCGGTTATCGTCAGCGGCGTCACGGTATACGGCGCCCGGTCGGTGACGCTGAACGGCTCTTCGCTTGCCACCCAATCGATTACATCGGCCCACCTGCGACAGGCCCTGCTCGGCAAAGTAATGACCGTGGGCGACGCGGTGTCGTTGCTACCCCGCGACCTCGGCCCCGGAGCCTCGGCCCCTCCTGGCAGCCGGGCGGCTGCCACCGCGCTGGCGGCCGCGGTCGGGATCAGCTGGACCTCGGAGTTGCTCACCGTCACCGGCGTGGACCCCGACGGACCGGTAAGCGTGCAGCCGAATTCGTCGGTCACCTGGGGCGACGGGGTTGGCATCGGCGCCGCCGCGCCCCGGCCGGGACGTGTCAGCGTCGCGGACCCCGCCATCCACGTCGAGGATCTCAAGGGCTCCCAGGCGCAGGCCCGCAAGCTCAGCGAATGGCTCAAGCTGGCCCTCGACGAACCGCACCTGCTGAAAACCCTTGGCGCCACGACGAATCTGGGTGTGTTGGTGTCCGGGCCGGCCGGCGTCGGCAAGGCGACGCTGGTGCGCGCGGTGTGCGCGGGCCGCAGGCTGGTCGAACTCGACGGCCCGGAGGTCGGTGCCCTGGCGGCCGAAGACCGGCTCAAGGCCGTGGCCGCCGCGGCGACCGCGGTCCGCGACGGCGGCGGCGTACTGCTGATCACCGATGCCGACGCGCTGCTGCCGGCCACCGCCGAGCCGGTGGCCGCCCTGATCCTCGCCGAGCTGCGCAGTGCGGTGGCCAGCGACGGCGTGGCGTTGATCACCACATCCGCGCGACCCGATCAGCTCGACCCGCGGCTGCGCTCCCCCGAGCTGTGCGACCGGGAACTCGGCCTGCCGCTGCCCGACGGCGCGACACGCAAATCGCTGCTGGAGACGCTGCTGAAATCAGTGCCCACCGGCGACCTGGACCTCGATGAAATCGCCGGACGCACACCAGGTTTCGTCGCCGCTGATCTGGCCGCGCTGGTGCGGGAAGCCGCGCTGCGGGCGGCATCACGGGCCAGCGCCGACGGCCAGCCACCGAGGTTGAACCAGGACGACCTGGTCGGCGCCCTGTCCGTCATCCGGCCGCTGTCCCGCTCGGCCAGCGAGGAGCTGACCGTCGGAAACCTGACACTCGACGACGTCGGCGACATGACGGAAGCCAAGCAGGCACTGACCGAGGCGGTGCTGTGGCCGCTGCAGCATCCCGACACCTTCGCGCGCCTCGGCGTCGACCCGCCACGCGGAGTACTGCTCTACGGGCCGCCCGGCTGCGGCAAGACTTTTGTGGTCCGCGCCCTGGCCAGCACCGGACAGCTGAGCGTGCACGCCGTCAAAGGGTCCGAGCTGATGGACAAATGGGTCGGCTCCTCGGAGAAGTCGGTCCGTGAATTGTTCCGGCGCGCACGGGATTCGGCGCCGTCGCTGGTCTTCCTCGACGAGGTGGACGCGCTGGCACCGCGGCGTGGCCAGAGTTTCGACTCCGGCGTGACCGACCGAGTGGTGGCCGCGCTGCTGACCGAGCTCGACGGCATCGACCCGCTGCGCGACGTCGTGGTGCTGGGTGCCACCAACCGGCCAGATCTGATCGACCCCGCGCTGCTGCGCCCGGGCCGCCTGGAGCGACGGGTGTTCGTCGAGCCGCCCGACGCGGCGGCCCGCCGCGAAATCCTGCGGACCGCAGCCAAATCCATCCCGCTAAGCGCCGATGCCGATCTCGACGCCATCGCCGCCGAACTCGACGGGTACAGCGCGGCCGACTGCGTCGCCCTGCTGCGCGAGGCCGCGCTCACCGCGATGCGGCGGTCCATCGACGCCGCCGAGGTCACCGCCGCCGACCTCGAGACGGCCCGCGAAAACGTGCGACCCTCCCTGGACCCTGTGCAGGTGGAGTCGTTACGGTCGTTCGCCAAAGCTCTCTAG
- a CDS encoding SDR family NAD(P)-dependent oxidoreductase — protein MTDRRTAYEVVEGIDLSGKVCVITGASSGLGRESARALAAAGAHVILAARNQQALAEAAGWVRDEVPGAATSTVELDLTALSSVRAAAATIRDITPVVHVLMNNAGVMFTPLGRTRDGFELQIGTNHFGHFELTRLLVPRLAAAGGARVVILSSGGHVMGDVDFDDPNWKRRDYDKFVAYGAAKTANILHAIEADRRLRELGIRAYAVHPGTVATALARYMSREDFSDLRKLVVNNSTLRGETNNGLLDFATPEQGAATQVWAAVSPELADRGALYLEDCAISDACAAYARDEQRAGEWWTLSEKLCASA, from the coding sequence ATGACCGACCGTCGGACCGCGTATGAGGTCGTCGAGGGAATCGACCTGTCCGGCAAGGTGTGTGTGATCACCGGCGCCTCATCCGGCCTGGGCCGCGAGTCGGCGCGCGCGCTGGCAGCCGCGGGCGCCCACGTGATCCTGGCCGCCCGCAACCAGCAGGCATTGGCCGAAGCCGCCGGGTGGGTACGAGACGAGGTGCCGGGCGCGGCGACCTCGACCGTCGAGCTCGACCTCACCGCACTGTCCAGCGTTCGTGCGGCGGCGGCGACGATCCGCGACATCACACCGGTGGTGCATGTGTTGATGAACAACGCCGGGGTGATGTTCACCCCCCTCGGCCGGACTCGCGATGGGTTCGAATTGCAAATCGGGACAAATCATTTCGGACACTTCGAGCTCACCCGGCTGCTGGTCCCGCGGCTGGCCGCGGCGGGGGGAGCCCGGGTGGTGATCCTGTCCTCGGGGGGTCACGTGATGGGCGACGTGGACTTCGACGATCCCAACTGGAAGCGCCGCGACTACGACAAGTTCGTCGCATACGGCGCCGCCAAGACGGCGAACATCCTGCATGCAATAGAAGCCGACCGGCGGTTGCGCGAGTTGGGGATTCGTGCCTACGCCGTTCATCCCGGCACCGTTGCCACCGCGCTGGCGCGGTATATGTCGCGCGAGGATTTCTCAGACCTCCGCAAGCTCGTCGTGAACAACAGCACGCTACGCGGCGAAACGAACAACGGCCTACTTGACTTCGCCACGCCGGAACAGGGTGCGGCCACCCAGGTGTGGGCCGCGGTAAGCCCCGAGCTGGCCGACCGGGGCGCGCTCTACCTGGAAGACTGCGCGATCAGCGACGCGTGCGCAGCGTATGCGCGCGACGAGCAGCGCGCCGGGGAGTGGTGGACGCTTTCCGAGAAGCTGTGTGCCAGCGCATGA
- the pssA gene encoding CDP-diacylglycerol--serine O-phosphatidyltransferase — protein MTNRIRGRAVNLQILPSAMTVLSICAGLTSIKFALEHQPKAAMALIAAAAILDGLDGRVARILDAQSRMGAEIDSLADAVNFGVTPAIVVYVTLLETSPAGWIAVLLYAVCVVLRLARFNALQDDGTQPAYTHEFFVGMPAPAGAVSMIGLIGLKLQFPQGGWWSSTAFLCLWIAGTSMLMISKIPMRKMHAAAVPPNWAAPLLAILAICAAAAVLAPYVLIWVIIIAYLCHVPFAVRNQRWLAAHPEAWDEKPEQRRAARRANRRAQPNRRPIVRLGRPSGRSMARLGLRKPGGRLP, from the coding sequence ATGACCAACAGGATTCGGGGCCGGGCGGTCAACCTGCAGATCCTGCCCAGCGCGATGACGGTGCTGTCCATCTGCGCGGGGCTGACGTCGATCAAGTTCGCCCTCGAGCACCAGCCGAAGGCGGCGATGGCGTTGATCGCGGCGGCGGCGATTCTCGACGGACTCGACGGCCGGGTGGCTCGCATCCTGGACGCGCAGTCACGGATGGGCGCGGAAATCGATTCGCTGGCCGACGCGGTGAACTTCGGCGTCACCCCGGCGATCGTGGTGTACGTGACCCTGCTGGAGACGTCGCCGGCCGGCTGGATCGCGGTGCTGCTCTACGCGGTATGCGTGGTGCTGCGGCTGGCGAGGTTCAACGCGCTGCAGGACGACGGCACCCAGCCCGCCTACACGCACGAATTCTTCGTCGGCATGCCCGCGCCGGCGGGCGCGGTCTCGATGATCGGTCTCATCGGGCTCAAGTTGCAGTTTCCGCAAGGCGGCTGGTGGTCGTCGACGGCGTTCCTGTGCCTCTGGATCGCCGGGACGTCGATGCTGATGATCAGCAAGATCCCGATGCGCAAGATGCACGCGGCGGCGGTGCCGCCGAATTGGGCCGCGCCGCTGCTGGCCATCCTGGCGATCTGCGCGGCGGCGGCGGTGCTGGCGCCCTACGTCCTAATCTGGGTGATCATCATCGCCTATCTCTGCCACGTCCCCTTCGCGGTGCGAAACCAGCGCTGGCTGGCCGCGCACCCCGAGGCGTGGGACGAAAAGCCCGAGCAACGGCGCGCCGCACGGCGCGCGAATCGTCGCGCACAGCCCAATCGTCGACCGATCGTCCGGCTGGGCAGACCGAGCGGGCGATCGATGGCGCGGCTGGGGCTGCGCAAGCCGGGTGGGCGATTGCCATGA
- a CDS encoding helix-turn-helix domain-containing protein: MAPPRKHETDVILDAARALVLEGGPRAASVAAIAKSSGAPAGTLYHRFGNRDGILTAAWLRALDRFQSRAMAASESDAADTPAETAVAMAVAAIAFARELPQDARLLLTIRPADLLDDQPDARFQETVAAMNAPLTEQIGVLARKLYGRKDSRTVDAVARAVADLPYAVVRRHARDDPMPSWLEVDVAASVRAVLESFGERP; this comes from the coding sequence ATGGCACCTCCGCGGAAGCATGAAACCGATGTGATCCTCGACGCAGCCCGAGCGCTGGTGCTCGAGGGCGGACCGCGTGCGGCCAGCGTGGCGGCGATCGCTAAATCCAGCGGCGCGCCGGCAGGCACGCTGTATCACCGGTTCGGCAACCGCGACGGCATCCTGACCGCGGCATGGCTGCGGGCGCTGGACCGCTTCCAGTCCCGAGCGATGGCGGCCTCGGAGAGCGACGCAGCCGATACGCCGGCCGAAACCGCGGTCGCGATGGCAGTGGCCGCGATCGCTTTCGCGCGGGAACTCCCGCAGGACGCCCGGCTGTTGTTGACCATCCGACCGGCTGACCTGCTCGACGACCAGCCCGACGCCCGATTTCAGGAGACGGTGGCCGCGATGAATGCGCCGCTGACCGAGCAGATCGGTGTATTAGCCCGAAAACTCTATGGGCGCAAAGACTCCCGAACCGTGGACGCCGTCGCGCGCGCCGTCGCCGACTTGCCCTATGCCGTCGTCCGGCGGCACGCGCGCGACGACCCGATGCCGTCCTGGCTGGAGGTCGATGTCGCAGCCTCGGTGCGTGCGGTGCTAGAGAGCTTTGGCGAACGACCGTAA